The DNA region GTATATACATGAATGTTCATTATTTTGAAGTATAATTTAGAACATAtttcttatctttttttctctttttaaaagacCTGAGGGTAAACTGGAAATGTAGTAGAGCATAACGAGTCATCTAACAGTTACtcattatttcattttgtcTGTGGATTTGGGTTTTGCAGCATGTCTGTGTAACCGATAACACTTTAGTGTTTTCACAGCTGTGGAGATAAACACAAGGCTTCCAGCTTAATGGTGTTTGATGACATTTTAGAGAATGGATGTGTTCATATCAACTGAAAGAGAAACACATCTGTCAGGTAACCACAAGAAGTATGTGTGTATATTCATGTAACATCTACGTAGTGTCAAGCcagtattttggatttttttgcaGGTTATGCATAACTTTAAGGTATACAACAATTCCCCCTTGTACAGTTTTTGCAAAAGCACATGCACATTTCCACCAGCGTTGGGGCCATCATGGTTCTGAGCACTGCGGCAGCGGTCTCTCACTATCTTGTGTGCTCACGGACAGACTTTGGCAACACAACAGTAAGACATCTTTACAGGTGTGTAAGGTGAGAACAAAGTGAATGACCCAGcttcatttgtttcagttccATAGAAATATTTTTGACAGCTTTTTGTTTCCCTCTATATTGACTTCTGTCAACATTTTTGTGGgtctacaaaaaaatgttgatGATAGTTGATAACTGAGGAAATTTGCTTTAAGTACCGCTCCTCAGAGTACACTGTTTAATTCTCTCGCAGCCTAAGAGGTGACAACAACACTTCCATCTACATCAGGTACGACAAACTAAAATTTTACATGTCAACTTATTTATAGTTTAagtatatatatgtttatatattatAAGTAATGATAGATATTTAtccaaaaagtgttttttaataaggaaaaaaagttcttttttaatttattatttttcagtttcaaagtTATTTAAATTGCTATAGTTTGGATTGGAGGATAAATAAGTATGATGAAGGGATTTATccctattaaaatattaataaatgcaCACATATGAGTCAGAATGCACTACAGCAAATTTTGTCCCTGCCTTTTTAAAAACCTTATATAGTGTACCTTTAAAATGAAGGACTTGGAACgtagctgctttttaaaaatgtaaacaggCTTTCTGTTTCCACATTTTactgaattattatttatttaaaaacaacctgTTCATTTTATTGAGTCTATTGTATTTTTACTGGCTATTGTGGAACATCATGCTCTTATCAAGTCTACTCTTTCTGTGCACAGCGCTTTATAAATGAATTTTACTTACCAACAGAGAATTTCCATATGGATACATTCACAGTAAACtgatttcattttgtacaatgTTATATCTTCTTGAAGGATCCACAGTGGCAAACCTGATTTACATGAAACCATATTTATGATATTTAGAAACATGGAGCATGGAGAgtgttttatatttgtgtgtttgttctttattctaattttttttatagttaACATATACAGCACGGTTTTCAGATCTAATCGGGTCATCATCAGCAGCCCAATGACAGAGCCGTCATCAGCAGAGTGGGGCTCTGGCCTCTTTGACTGCATGGAAGACAAGTTGTCTTGTAAGAATCAATACTGGactttaatttgtatttttgatACGTGTAAAAGATGCCAAAATTTTACTATTTGTGTCATGATTTTCAGGTTGCTATGCTTTTTGGTGCTGGCCATGCTATGCGATCACCATTTCAAAATTACTTGGAGAGAACCCTTTTCTCCCGATTTTGGACATGTGCTCCCCTGGGGCACTATCTATCCTCGGGATACCATTGTTTATTGCTCCCGTAGCCTTGTCATTCAGGATTACCATGAGAAAGAAATATGGAATTGAGGTATGACACcaataaaacaattttcaattttttaacAGATACCATTTATAAGATGCATTTCTTCATCTAGAAATGCAGATTTATAAAAATCTTTacacaaaataattttaataaataaccAACTATGTGAAAAAAAACCACCTTTAATGTGATATTGCAAAACTAAGTGCAGTTATCTATAATGCAAATATTATGTTATAATTAAAGGAtagaaataacaaacagctacTTCCTCCATAGGGCACTCTCCAGAGAGACATCATACACACTTGTTTCTGCAACCTATGTGTCTGGTGTCAGATTGATCGTGAGCTAAAACGTCGTAAGAGTAGCTCTACTGTGCTATCTCAGAATCCTGTGACTACACAACCTGGAGCCACTGGTGGAAAGTAATTGTAACCAAaaagtataaaattaaaatagatGCACCTCATGTACTTACGTATTTCCCTTTCTCTTACTTTCTGTTACAATAAAGAGTTTTAGTGACTTTCTGTTGtccaaacaaacatttttattcaaaacaataaaaatacgATGTAATGTAATTATGATTCAACTATTTGAAAATTGTACTGCACTGCTGAattatgtttgggtacaaagtTAATATTATGACTGTTACTCATCTACCTGGCTATAAATCTTATGGCTAATAACGTGTGCATGTAAGTATCGCTCAATCAGacacaataaacaaataaacagtatctctctgtgtttttggtTTATCATTTGGGCTGGAACTATGGACTACTACATGTACTAGAAACTGAGCGTAACCTAAGTTTTGTAGGAATCTCTGCCTGCCATATCAGCATCAGTGGTCCTTATACTCAATTAACAATGCACTCAGTGAATTGCTATTCCATGTTTGTAATATAGGAAGTAAGGGAAAACAGAAGGAAACTATTCCTTGTTAGCTATCCAGCAAGTAAATACAGAAAATTTCActtgaaaatgttttactttaaaaactaaaattcgATTTCATACTGAATTATGAATGAGTAAATCTGAGAAAGGAACACACTTCTGGAGCAATACATTTATCTCATGACTGAATTTACTGTAGCACAGTCACTCTGTGGTTACCAATGTtggctcacagcaagaaggtcttaGGTAGAGACATACAGTCAGTgtggttaggttaactggtgattctaagtTGCCCATAGTTGTGAATGTAAGTGTGAATGGTCATCAGTCTGTCTTAGCCCCGTGACAGATTTAGCCTATcccagctgggataggctccaggccccaTCCCACCCTGAAGTggacaagcagaagagaatggacaGATGAATTTACAGCTGAAGTTTATAAATTGAGGTTTAAATGTTAAGATCTGACAGGTTTTGTGAGCTGTTGACTACACAATTTAAGGTGATTCAAATATGTAATTTTTATTGGTAAAATGATCTACTTACCCATCAGAATGAGCAGGCAATCCAGCACTGCATGTTTTTGAAACTAATATGTTAACTGGAAATGTTGTTGTAATTTTTGTCATGGATCAATAAAAGCTGGACACAGTTGTGACTAATCGGACATTACAagacaggaagcaaagcagaatacactaacacaggacacagactgtcgaagtaaaacaggaaactaacacagagacacagacttgAAAAGGGACACAGCAAACGtggaacacagagacagaaaccaaAGGACTAAGCAGTCTAAATAACactgaaaccaaagactagagaTTCTAAATAAGACAAAAGCAAAGACTATTAAtaataaacaacacaaaacgctgggtcaccgatgcaggaccatgacagaaatATGGAACCtgtaaacaaaaaagaacaaacattaTGGATGAAAATAATGCAGCTAAGTATAAACAAAGACGATCAGATGAATACATGCTTCAACAACCACTGACTAATTGCAATGCTCTTACTCTGTGGAAActatatggaaaaaaaattctaattttgaacaatgaaagaaagaagaactaCTTTAAACTTCAACCTatatattataaattttaaaaagcaatacAAAATTTCAATGTATATTTGATTATTTGTGTTTCCTTGCTTCTCTCtagtcgtgtccaaattcattggctgcatcctcctgaggacccggccttctctcggctagctatcgagctggtgggtaagaGATGTCTCTGAAAacatcgaagcacttttgcaaatatgcgatatcttgataaaccgagcagatatttgaagtttacacaccctcattctcgcctgaaaatatgttaaaagtttattttgtgataagagtaattttaaaacctAGTAGCAgccgccattgccggaaactggagtttggctgggccctatgaattctgggatatggtaggccacgaaggacacacccgacccatccttcaaatttggggaaaaggagaacgcatttgtcggctgcattcggaggagtctacgaatttggacagccttcggcgcgtcgctgtgacgtaatcggtctacaaatgcgtcctcaggaggatgcagcccatgaatttggacatcCCCTCTGATGTCTCTATTTGATGTGTTAATGAAGGCTGCATTCAATAAAGTTTCTCATCCTGCTCCAACAGAGAAGACTCTGTTGAATGGATTTGAATATGCAAAAAAGAACTCTAAGCTAGCCAAATGCCGGGCAATATAATAACAATATTTACAtaataaaatggaaaacagGACAGAAAAGAGGCCAAACCTGCTGTTTGACATGCTGAAAGACACAATAAAAAACATCCTTTCTGTTAGAGCAATGGTAAAAGACTAAATTAATtgaatgtttttaatacttgagattagtttttctttgtagttgtggttgtggtcAATCGCAAAACCATCCAATAAGTTAAACAACAAGAAAGTATTCGTGTAGAAGATAAACTAAATTCATGCtgatatttaattttatattcaTAAATCTAGAACACTTTCCTGTGTTCTAGATGTGTTCATATCTATTTTAACTAAAACTTCTTAATGATGCTATGGTTTAAATACTAGTAGTAGCAGAAAGTAGCATGTAACTAAAGGCGTATGGAAAGTTTACAATCCAACACGCTGGACAGAGTTTATTTGTGTCATCAATCTTTTGAGGAtatagagaaaaataaaattttgtGGATGGGCAGTCAAAGGTTAAATTATGGCTAACAGCTGTTGCTGGAAATCTTTAAGAGGTAAACTTTTTTAACCCAATAATATCATAGTGGTCACCCTTTTCCACTCAGAAGAGGCACCATTTACACAAATGTTCAGTCAGTTCatagaaaaaaatgtcaatGTGGTTTAACTCAAAAACTCTGATGAGCACACAGAGGCGCTCATgatgtgtctctgtgtgctaTGCTAATGAAGTCTGCACTCGGTAAAATATTCCATTCTGCTCCAGTAAAGAGGATTTTATTGTGTGCATTTGGATATCATCAGACAAACAGTGCTATAATAACAATATTTGCATCATATCATTGAATGCAGGGCAAACACAATGGTGTACTTTGgatcaaccccccccccccccccccccaaaaaaaacaaaaaaacaaaaaaaaaacagtcatttcTTCTGTTGAGGCTACATATAATGAAACTACAATAGgtacataaacataaacaatttTTATTCCTTCAGAATAAACAATGATCTTTGCTAATTTATTTTCAAATGATACCTAATGTTCATCCGACAGCTTTTATTACTAGTAAAAATGTTCACTTTTTGACTCTCTGCTGTGTGAATACTAAAGTGGTACAAACACATTAGTCACTTTTATTTTACGCTGGCTTTAAAATCCGAGTAAGGAATTTGGCAATAGTGAATGTATCCAATGAATTAACTCATTGTTcttgcttatttttatttttttttctcacatttcACACAGTTGACAGTTTCAATAAAGTAGCATAATTCAGCAAATATCGAGTTTACAATCCAGTTTATTGTTGTAGTTTATGTGGCGCACTTTCAATCAGAGTTCAAAAGTATCACAAAATAGATGTATTTAAAATAGGACAcaacgtatatatatatatatatataaatatatatatatatatatatatatatatatatatatatatatatatatatatatatatatatatatattactgaATACATGCAAAATCCAGTGATATTCTATAAAACAAAAATCCTGTCCAGAGTGGAGGTTTGCACTCAGAGTGCTTCTTGTTGTTATATCCCATCAATCTCTAAACTGGATAAAGGAATAATATATTAAGTGTGACTGCAACACTTATTAGAAATATAAGATTTAAAACAATTAATTTAGCATGGTTTCAAAGCCTATGATAAAGAACAGATAAAGTTAAACATGTCTGTGTCATTTTTCTTGAACCATTTATGTTCTCCTCTTGTCTCCATGGCTACAGCCAGGTTACAGTCTCCAGTGTCTGTCTCATCGGCCCAGTTCTTATAGCAGACAAGCTGGTCATTAACCCAGAACCACAGATCAAGAGCACAGCTGTAGCGCAGTCCCAGCCAGATGTGGGATGTGCTGGCATTCTTGGCTCTCTCTTGCACCAGTTCCTGCTGTTCAAGGCTTGTGATGGAGACCAGGTCAAGATGGTGCTTTCTGCAGTAATTTACAGCCtcttcccaatttttgctttcatTGATCAGGATCAACTTTTCTGCCATGAACAAACACATGTTCAgttcaaattaaattaaatcaggTTGCAagattttcaaataaaaaaatgtgaggagcaaataaaagaaaaaacaaacaacaaaacaagtcaCAAATTTCATGAAAATAAGAGTTGGACATATTATTTACTTTCCTGCTATACGTTTTTTCCAATTTAGAATTTTCACTTTTCTTAATTTACTTTACTAAAGTCTTATTATTTAAATTGGAGTGagccttttttatatttaattttcttttaatctgGAGGATTTAAAAACAAGGATTATTTCTCATTATAGCTGTAAATCTAGGACCTATTAGAAACAGTAGCGATACCCACAGTCAGAAACTATTATGACCCCTGTGACTCAGGTTCCTAATGAAAGGAGGCTGCATTATGTGTCTGGGCTCTATCTCCATAACAGCTTGCATTATTAAGCTTGATGATGAAAAATATACCAGCCTCTTTGTGTACAGCTTTTCAGTGAGAACAGAAAGATTAATTTAGTTTGAACATTCATTCCTTCAGTAAGAATTTGTAAATCTCACCATCACCGTAGCAGAAGAAAGGTTTCTTGGTGTTACAATCATCAGCTTTCcattttccttctttgtttAATTCAGTCATCGCACATTTCCTGGTGCCGTTGTCAGTTTTAGACATCTCTTCAAGTAACTCACCAACATCTCTCCAGTGTCTATAAGAGTAATTACTCCCATCTGACCACCTCCAGGTGTCTCTGAACAGGCCGATCCATGATCGTGTTTTATCAGAACTCTTAAATTTACTGACTGCTTCCTTTAACTGTTCTGCTCCACTGGCCAGGTCTGTGTGGTGCTCTCTGCAGTAGCTCTGAGCCTCACGCCATACTTTTTGAGAGTCAATGAAATGGAGTGATTTGCTTTGTTCTGTGGAATAAAGAGAAAGACAAGACTCATAAGAAATGTACATTTCTatctttaaatgtttctttaaattGATTTTCTAAAGACACAACTTTAAGTAGCTCAAAACCTTCGAAACTAAACTATCAACATTATGGGAATAACCACTGCTGTGACATTATGCTCAGGATGACTTTGCTCTGTGTGGCAGAGAAACAGTTTTCTGATCAAAGTTCTGGTATGAAATTTTGTGTAATGACATTTGGCACCACCAGATGGTGCAGCAAAGCAAAGAACAGTGTCCTGGTGTAACATGAGAGGCAGAGAAAGCACTGTGGGAGGACGGGTATTCAAATGAACAGGATAGCACACAGCGGCTAAAACACCAGCAGCCAAGTTATCACATCTTCTCATTTTCATTAGAGATGAGCTGTAGAtatgtttaaatataaacacTTTGTTTAATTAATACAATTATTGTCACATATTCTCACCATTATAGCAGATAAAGGGGAAATTATTAGAACAACCAAAATCCATCAACCCATCAGAGCCGTTAATCGCTGCACAGTTCTCAAGATGTCCGCCTCCATCATTAGGTTCACCTGCTCTCCATTTCATGTCTTTATCATTGAACTCCACTCCTGGCAGAGACCAGTGCCACctcctgttttcttttcctgaGATGCTGTACAGCCCAATCCAGGCGTTTCCTTGATACTCTGTAGAatctgtgtacagtgtctcCAAATATTTCATGTTAGGCACTGTGGCCAGGTCTTTATATCTGTCTCTACAGTAGTGCTGAGCTTCGTCCCAAGTTTTAGGCTCTTTAATAAAATAGTACTCATAGCGCTGGCATAAAATCAAGGAGCACTGacctaaaaacaacaaaacacaagttATTCAGAAATCTACTGATGGCAAAAATGttgttaataaaattatatccggaggtcagaggtcacatatAGACTGCTCACACATGGTTGTTCACAGAAATTGTGTTTTGGATGTTGTTATCTGACAGGTTTTGTTAGCAGTTCactgtttttactgttaaaaTGATCGACTTACCCATTAGGATGAGCAGAAAAAGCCTCCTGTGCATATTTCCTCTGTTTGATGAAACTAAGATTTTAATTGTGTTGATTTTGAGTTAATATAGTTAGATGTTTGAGTTCGATGAGTTCTAAGCAAGACCAGTAAAAGAGGGATAAAAAAATCGAACTGTAAACAGAAACCACGACAAGCAGGACAATTCTaaataatatgaaaaagaaattaaaggtTCGATCTAGTTTCTTTTacgttaaaaaaaagattattattaaaaattaaGGGAATTcctactttaaaaaattctagTCATTTTCATtctaaaactaaaaatgtttaaaaatgcgATTGTGCTTTAATATTAAGCAGTAAATGAGGAAGAAATAAATATTGTAGgtaaaatttttaatttcaattacAAAGTTTCAACTTACATCTGGTTATTCTTCTGTGTTTCGCTCCGATGCGTCTGTGCGTTGCACTAAAGAAGACTGCACTTAATAAAATATCCCACTCTGCTTCAACAAAGAGAATTCTGTGGTACGCATTTAAATATTCAAACACGACGTACAAGCGGGTCATATGAGCCATAAAAAATAATATGTTTACATTATATTATGCATGCAGGGCAAACAGTTGGTGTACTTTGGatgcaaaatatatataaaaaaagaaaaaccttccTGCTGTTGGGACTTCTTCAGGGTTTTTGAACAATTAAAGCTGTTGATAGCAGGCAGTCAAAGCTGTGTCAGCTCAGACTGGTTTTAAATGTAGAAATGCAGAATCCAAGGACATGTAGTTCTCAAATAAAAATGGGTCCATGCAGCACTTCTCTTTCTTGTATCTGCTCAAAGTATTTCTATTGAAACTATGGCCTCATACAATCAGATATTGTGACTGATGGTAATTTTCCCTTTaagtcacattttaaaaacctGTTACAGAAACAGGCAGCATTTTGCAGCCTTTCACTGGAAGGAAAAGGCTTGTTGCTACCATCTTTTTACCCATCCTGGATTATGATGATATCATTTACATGAACTGACTCTGctcattctctccatctgttgGACTTATGGCCTCCATTAAGATTTATAACTGGCTGTAAACGTAAACAATGACTGTACTTTATATTCTATTTATGGTCCTCATTGGCCTTATGCAGGATGGTTCATTGGTATCATTttatctaaaaatctgtttgtgGTTTGCTCCCCTCTTATTTATCAAATTACATTAACCACAAACACGCAAAGTCATAGTCTGCAGTCTCTTTATTAAAGTCACCGTTCCATTCGCTCAGAGCTCGGAGAGAAGgctttctgcttttctgccGCGTCCTCACAGAATACATTATAGAAGGACTTGCAGCTCTCACAGTCGATTTAACTTGCAGACTTTAAAAGATGAACAAATGGCTTTGTGAAGTCATCATTGGGAACTTGTTCCAGTTTTAGGTATGAGTGTGTAAACATTAGACAATTTTAACTATTTTACTGTttccccaaaaagttgattcagtTCATCTGGAAGTAACTTTTTTTTAGTGGGAAAAGTTTCATCTCCATCGAAGTGACTAAAGAAGTAATTTGGATGGAGGCGGCCTGGAGAGTCACGCTCTCAGACGCGTGGTGCTGAGCGGtaatcagtgttggtcaagttacttgaaaaaagtaatcagtaactaattactgattacttccccaaaaaagtaatcctgttactttacggattctttattttcaaaagtaattagttacttagttactttttaaaaacatgatttacaacctgaataggtgataaagcaatagatctttcagcccaattctacattctgcataatccatcatataaaatgtaatcaaatggaaaaagtctctttttaaaatttgttttattagttttaatcttttaactttatgcatcaagaaaaattaaattatatgcaacattctctgactggaagaaatttgtttaacatttaaacctattttctgcacattcctgcacataaaataaaatatgtttttgtgtttacactcagtctatcaaatagatgcaagtaaaacacagcagaaaataaataaaatcaaagactagcggtcctgttgctctattttcacctgtatagcaggagtggggcaggcggaggtttgccctggtgcaggtgtgccgcagcggtcagtggaagaatctgcgagtgtgtctgtgaatttcccattccgTGGTAgcgtactcggtgcttgctcggaagtttagggtttttttcgctgtaaaaagaagttttcttcccacacagtgaacagcggacgctaatgtttttgtcactttttacggaatcaaactcaaagtaaggtcagtacttccacgctttaaacgctgcacgctcatactctctcccgcactcgatatattatccattcttgatctgcacacagctgttgccacgaacgtcgcactcgttTATGTCATTGTGATGAGACACtcacaaaaaaatcacggttttagtaacgcagtaacgcagcgtgcttacgggaaagtaacagtaatctaattaccttttttgcgatagtaatccctta from Pelmatolapia mariae isolate MD_Pm_ZW linkage group LG17, Pm_UMD_F_2, whole genome shotgun sequence includes:
- the LOC134646708 gene encoding macrophage mannose receptor 1-like; this translates as MGQCSLILCQRYEYYFIKEPKTWDEAQHYCRDRYKDLATVPNMKYLETLYTDSTEYQGNAWIGLYSISGKENRRWHWSLPGVEFNDKDMKWRAEQSKSLHFIDSQKVWREAQSYCREHHTDLASGAEQLKEAVSKFKSSDKTRSWIGLFRDTWRWSDGSNYSYRHWRDVEKLILINESKNWEEAVNYCRKHHLDLVSITSLEQQELVQERAKNASTSHIWLGLRYSCALDLWFWVNDQLVCYKNWADETDTGDCNLAVAMETRGEHKWFKKNDTDMFNFICSLS